The sequence CTTAGATATATTGTAATGGTGGGATCATAGCGCTATATACAACACCAACAAGTTCAATATTCTATGACAATCACTCGAGTTACCTAAAACATCTAAATTAATGTCACAGAGCTTTGTACAGAAGCACAGAGTTCGAGACGCTCACCTTCATAGTGGACTCTAGTCCCATCAACTTGTACAAAACTTTATAAACATTTATTGCATTCAATTACCACTACTTCGAGTAGATCAAGTGCTACTTTAAACGTCTACCAAGAAATTTCTGAAAGCAATTCACTTTTTATCGAATCgaattccattataatttactACATTTTACCCATtcgtttctttaaaaaaaaatcgaagtaTTAGCCAATAATGTACACGATacgtttgaatattttatgacATTAAATACATCACTTTAAACATTATGATTTATGAGGTTTATATTGAATATACATTGCAATAATTTACATAAAACATAACAATAAGAGAATGTTCACAGAAACGACATACATAAAATATAGCAGAGCCTACTTCAAAAACTACGTAAACGCGCAAAAAGCGTCCAGTATACTTATAATAACATACACATTAAAAGTAATCATTTCAAAGCGGCACAGTATAGACCGCAAGAGAAAAAAATGTTAGGATCGAATATCGTCTTGAGATCAATAATAGTAAACGAAGTGACGAATCCGCGGATTCACAACTAAACGTAACACGTTCACCGGCCACTCCTTATTCTATTCCAGTCCACACCTACACCGACATCAGTGCACGTTGGCTGACGGAGAACCTTTATTAATACTAATGTTTTAGCGCTAATATCATATTAGTCGGCACATTCGAAATTCGAACCACTTTTAGAACTCTAACACTcctttcacacggcagtccagttttGCAGGACCGGCTTTTTACTGTATCCTGCTAAACTGGACGCTGTGTTCACATGACAGTACAGATTTGCAGGATCCAGTAAAAAGCCGGTCCCGCaaaactggactgccgtgtgaaCACGGTTGCATCCTGTTGCATcgtggcgggcgcggggcgGGGGCTGCCACCACTCCACTATCCTGCAAAAAACAGTGTCCAGCAAAAAACCACACGCAGGAAGCCGTGTGAAGACTACTGTTGAAATATATGTGTGATTAAACGGGATCCCGCTTTTTACTGGACTACGGATCCAGTTTCTAGTGACAAAACCGAATGGCTCAATTCGACCGGATCGGTTTTTTTGCAGGAacccgcatgcgggatgctcgtgtgaacgctagcagggtcccgtttgatggcgaatgtagccatcaaacgggatcctgcaaaaaactggactgccgtgtgaaaggggcgtAATGGTTCAATAGTTTCAATATTGTCCAGTCCATTTACTTTGCTCAATCTGCTCACACTTTTTACTTTTCACTTTTCGTAATGTGTAGATCTTAACGATTGGTACAGCTAGCGGACAACAACTTGAACAAATGCGGTCTCGTTGCCGGACAAAAGCGGGCATGAGAGGATTTCCACCGAGCGGGACCACGCGATTGGTTCATCAGTCGCCTCTTATTTTCATCGATGCTCCAATTTCCTCCCACTACGTCGCTTTTTGCTCAAATTATTTGCCGGTCAATATGtcatgtatttataatatattttcataggtaatatattttcatattaatggTGCTCTACTTCTCCAACTGCCTCTCTCTCCTCAaaagtaaattatattaaattaggTCTAAAGTAATGTTATCGTTTTCCGCAGAGTACTGGTTTGAAAATTGTCAGTAGTTTAATGAAACTGTGAACAAACATCAATGTATGTGTTTCATACAGCATACAAGTTTTGTGtctgttgtgtgtgtgtgtgtgtgtgtgtgtgtgtgtgtgtgtgagagagagagagagagagagagagttagTCGGATGGCCACTGGCCTCGCagtgttattatttattgcacacaactATTTCACATTATTAATACACTGATAGGGATgtttatgtttataaaatatacacaTTTTCTACTGACTTTTATCTGGTAATTTCAAACATCGAAACATTTATTTAACGACTAAcgcatattttaataaatgatttaaAGATCAATTCTTTCTAAGTAGTTTTGTCTGGCAATTCCGTTGTATTGTTTTCAGGGTCTATGTTTAAAGCGCAATCCATACAGCGGACTAAAGTAACTCAGCTTATAGCAGCTAAccgacaaaataaaatatatgaattGATAGGCTGTCTCATCACCCCTCTATAGGACTGTATTGCATCTTTACTTTTCATGAGATTAAAAACAACTATAGTCcaaacaaaatgacttctcacgtgacattttaactctatgggtcaactgacatgtcaaaagtacggttcacctttacaataaggactaaaatcgtatttttgacatgaaatttgatacataaagttaaaatggcgcatgagaagtcattttttacgcattacaaataactttattattataacaatcatatgtcaaaaattataatcataTGTCAAAAATGATTTCATTCATTTCTTAAAAATTGTTTACCCAAAATTATAAGGCTGCCATTCGCATTTTTGTTCGTACCCCCCATGGTTTGAAGCTCGCGATATTATGTAATGATATCTGACTATACTATGTCAGACAGACACTATGTGAAGGGAGACAGGGCGGAAGGGCAACATAGTTTGTGGTGGACTGAAGTATGAAAAGATACAGGTGATGGTACGTGAGCTAAGTTGTTTCAGCTCGCTGTGTGGCTTGCGCTTAATTCAGTTTCTTCTACTCGTTGAGATATAAATGTGGGTCATACTGGATGGTAAGGGAAGTGAGGTGTGATGTGTGTGCGCCAATTAAtgcgaaaaaaaaaatgcaaccaACTATACAGTACAACTAAATCTGACATTTTGACGCAGCGCCACTGACGCCACAGACACCCAGACTCGAAGGTCCACCtttaattttgcaataattatttcgactttattttgtttgataTTTATGCAAACAGCCGTTTCATAGCGGAGAAATTAGCCTGGACGCTTGTGTTAATGTATTTATCAAGTTATTTTCAAGGATTTTTACAGGTCGCGGTTGAAGCAGCTTGATCGATTACTGCTTGCATTGTCAGATATGTGTGTCTTTGGTATTATCTACGTCCGTACCAGCAGGGGcagaataattattagttttatgATTTCAATTGAATAGCTATTAAGGTCCGTAAGCACAAAAAAGTAACGGAAGGTGCTACACTCAACACAGCGCGCTATAACAGGCACTTGTGTTTCAGCTCTATTATGCTCGCCGAAGCAGAGAGATGACGACGAGACACCGGAACCACAAGCTCTTCAAACGCAATCTGACCACGCACATACATTTCTCGGCGTGCCTTGGAGCGAACCGGCGGCAGGCAATCGCAATCCGATGGATGAGATATGTTGCGTGAGTGCGTGGAAGGTCTCGATGATTAGGTGTACCCGGGGGATTGAAGAGACCCGGCGGCAGGCTTAAACCGGCTTGACGCGGGCCGATGGGCGGGATCAGCTGAGCGCACAAGGCCTCGAAGATTTGGTGCTCTGGTTGGAGAGACCCACGGGCAGGTTTAGGCCTTGCCCAGCGGGCCGATGGGGCTGATCTGCTGCTGCTCCATGGCAAGCGCGCGGAAGACCTCGATGATAAGATGTACACGGGGGATTTAAGAGGCCGGATGACTGGGGTAGTCCTGCTTGACGCGTGCGGATGAGCGGGATTTGCTGAGCGCGCAAAAGGCCTCGAAGATTTGGTGTATTCGGGGGGCCGGAGCGACCCGCGGGCAGGCTTAGGCCTGCTTGACACGCTTGCGCGGCGGGCCGATGGGCGGGATCTGCTGCTGCTGCGTGGCGAGCGCGCGGAAGGCCTCGGCGATGAGATGCGGATGCGACGAGATCATATTCTTCCAGCCCGCTGTGTCCATTACGTCCGTTGCATGACTCCTACAGTAAGATAACGCCGTATTAATAAGAGGCATAAAATAGAGAACATAAAACAAATAAGTTAGGGTTATTTGTCcgttaatttagaaaaaataaatcTACAATATTACATGTTCAAAAACATAAACTGGACATAACCATAAACTACCACTGTCTAACGAGACTAATAAAATCGACAATAATGGGGAAGACTAAACGAGAATGCGGGATACGAGGTCAAACAATATCTAATCTTTTGACTGCCATATTTCATTATATTTCACCATATTTCatttttgatatattatgtatttaaaaaatattttgactacCAGTTACGCATGAAATGAAACTTCTTTAGCTTTGTTGATATAACTGCTGCTATTCTGGTACACTTTATAAATGCACAAGAAGGCATCTTACAATCGTTTTAtggtaaaacaataaaaaaccaCTGGTAGTAGAAATTTGTGTCAAACAGacgacaaacaaacagacagaccagAAAGCGCGTCAATAAGATCGTATCAAAAAGAACGTACGTGTTGATAAAGTCGATGGTCTGCGCCTTGAGCTGGTCGGCGGAGTGCAGGTCGGCCAGGATCAGCGTGTCGGCCGCAGTCTCCACCGACAGGCTGGTGCACAGCGCCTCCTCGCACATCACCTTCAGCCTGTCCAGCGCATActgaaacaaaaacaacactGTTTTGGACGCTCTGGCTTATATCACAATTCACGACAGAGAACGTCGAGGATTCGacatcactggcaggcgtcaaatattagtacatttaggtaggtagtaaaaaaAGAGTAGAAATAAGACTACCTCTATTATTAACCTCTACTATTCTTCTCTCGAGCCACGCGAGCGAATCCGCGGGTAATAGCTAGTTAAAGAGCATCCAATATCGTTTCAAAGTCaaggtaaaataattattgtgcaACATGTTCAGTTAAAAATAGATCTGAATCACAAACAAGTAATGCAAAGATATCGCAAGCAATGTAAACgaagtaaaaaaaatcagtcaattgcgatttggactcgcacacgaagggttccgtacaatagggatgatgactaccttgtagtcaaatcagtgacttattatcaaacgtcaaaatgctCGCTTAGTAAGGGACCTTGTATGTAATACACAgacgtgacgtcataaacatttgacccgatttgacgtacttttttttgttaaatcggtaatttaaaatggtaaGCAAACCTAATATTAACAGGACGTGGATTGTAGGAATTTTGGCGAAttgaattttcatggcggccattttaaaatttttattatttgttgttatatcggcaataaaaatacacattctgtgaaaatttcgactctctacctattacggttcacgagacacagtccgctgacagaccgACGGATTTCTAGTGTTTCATAAAGAAGCGCTAGGTCTAGAAATTTTTAATTGTAGGTTCACTCTATCCGTTATAGAGAGAATCTACAATTAAAAGACCTCtgctaagattttttttcaaaaataccacCTAAGCAAGGTCGAGGCAGGTTAGttagtctttttttttaaaaagccagTCAGTGGGGATTGCCGAAGTTCCGGCAGACATTACAGAACTGAAAACTTAACCTACTAATACAGAAAACatacagaaaatattgtacatcgacctttagacagAGATAACGGTTTTAGATCGTTGtctgtgtcgttgagaccgataaaacgtcacataggtatgaatgacagagacaacgctctacaaagccgaaatctcattctaaaggtcgttgTACATTTCTTATCGGCTACTGTACTTGACACTTCCATTAAAAATGAACCTTGATGGTTGCGTTAaggaataaattttaaaagctaatgaaatcatttccaatgtaacttaatttattattactttgtaactacaattttgttacatgaaaaataaaaataaataaaatcagtatGTCGGTGATTCGACCTTgaaatttttttctaaaaaataataattaaataagtaccttaTCTGCCGCTGCTAATAAATCGTCCGCCATTTTGTCTAGGTTAGGCGCTCGATCTGTGTAAATGAATCTTAACATTTCTCTTAACACTTCGTGGTCAACGTCCGTGATGTCCACTCGATTTCTTTTCCTCTCCTCCATTTCATGTTCGAACATCGCGGCAAATACTGGACTTCGCgctgaaatgaaatcattttttATGAACAGAAGTTGTAAGACCTTTAAAAAGtgtttatctacacccataatattatgaatcctctataaaagattctgaaacagttagcttattgccaacattaaaacacccaatatcttaataaccattaaagcatccaacGAGAGAgcataacgagacagatttatgccagcagtatagcgctgtctctttttcacaggagtgttatgaaattcagtacaacattataacactcgtttggatgctttaatggttattaagatattgggtgttttaatgttggcaataagctaactgggTATGGgtaatattatgggtgtagataaagtcttgtatgcaactgttgataattaggtattaaaacactcaagtcatactattatcacacgaggcgaagccgagtttcgtgttttaatgcccctctttatacaacagttgcataaataactattagactatcgtgagtgattacCATTCTTAATTGCGTAACAACGACTTTTCCCTGACGCCAACTGTACCAGAAGCCCTAGTATATTTATTCCAAATTAAGAAACGTGACACCGGAGTTTCGTAAATTTGCGAGAGTTGCGATTGTGAAATCAAGTTTGCCCacccataaaaaaatttaaggcTCTGAACTTCAGAAAACCGAGGACCAGATTTGATATCTACCTATGTGACAAGACAGCTTGGATTGGATCACACGCACAGTAGTTAACCACGACGATCAAATAAAGCTATCTGACGCATAGTTTTGGCTGGTCAGTTTTGACTAAATGCAGTCTCTGGTCGCTTAGGTCCTTAGAACTCAGAACACTGTTGACAGTAAGAAAGTATACCGATGCCTAGGGAAGCCTGAGTGAGGCGCTGCGGGCCGGGCGTGCAAAGTGCGGACGCACTGGCAACTGGCAAGTAAGCAAGCTACTGCCATTTGTGTGTATGTGTTAATCCAAAGCCGAAATGCCGGCACATTGCGATTGGGATAGGCAATTCACAGATATTTTTTTAGAGTTTCGCCTTTGGGCTAGGAATCAAGGCACTTCTAGATTGATCTGAAAACTCGCTATGCAGAAGCTGAAGTTTTAGCTTTGGAGTTTGGACCAAAACGCTCTGGGCATTTCTGAGGATTGTCTAGGCCaataggtacggaaccctcgttacgcgagTCAAACTTGGCCGATTATTTACGACTTTGAGAATGGAACACTGAAAGGCagttaaatatattattgtatttgtctatctatactaatattataaagaggtaggcATGAGGTAGGTAACCTCTGAaaatactgaaccgattttgataattcctTTACCAGTAgagagctacattattcctgagtgacagccgctatattttattttcaaataattagAGATCCCTCCGAAAATTGttataagctacccgtgcaaagTTGGGGCGGGTCGCTACTAGGCTACTTATACAGCGATAGCAGAGTGTACGATCTATACGATGCACgatgattaattaaaaaaattagtgaCACATCCAGACCATAGTAAAATTACGCCTGGTGCCAATACATTCACActcgtaataattattatttatctggAACGGAAATAAGGCTAGTCTCCAGTGTACACAGAATACTAGGACATGCGGTCAAATGTTATTAATACGTGCTCGCATTGAAGGAATCATTATAAAAAGTGAATCATGAAATGACCGTAAACACGGACAATTTAACGATAACCCAATAACGAAGTGATTACAGAATTTCCATGACATATTTTAGGGTCATTTATTAATTTAGGTTTGGCAATTTTAtcggaacataatattattaatagtaaCTTAATAAACTAGCTTGACTAATTTAATGCAAAATTccatgtatagttcgcgacaggtcgaaatggcagtcggggtatgaggtaggaggtcgccccgcacactcgtacAGCACCCGccctatcccgcaccggattagcgcgagggctgtgcgggtggcggggcgtccccaccccgattgccatctcgacctgtcgcgaactataggtatttATGTACGCGTTCAGTCCGTTATCAGTAAGGACACATTCGACAGTTACAACGCCATAATTTTAACGTATTAGAAATAGAATAGTAAATAGTCTGTTAACCAGAACGTAGGTATGACTTTGTTGCTTTGTTCAATGGTTCAACTATGAAgagatacctacatatttttgttattatttgcaACATAATATAACGAAGTCGGGAGCCCAGGTCTAAAAATTGCACTCACGCATAATGTAAATTTCCCTTAACGGGTTCAATTCACATAACGCGCGACGGAAGCTTGTCTACGCGGCTCCCAGAATTTGCAATAAAGGACTGTATGTAGGCGTTCATTCAATATTATTGTGTCATCGCGTCTGCTTTGTGTCTGTTTAAGCTTTTGTCGGGCATGATAGTTCAATTTATCTCCTCTAATTGAGGAAAAGgtctttaatccatactaatattaaaaaagcaAGTGTTATTTTTAACCTTTGCACGGCTTCTGTTAGAAGAAACATATCTACTGTGTAACTCTGTAAGACCTTAcgtaaataaatgtatttttgcaaaataaagaaattgaattgaattgtgtCTACtaacttttcacgacccatccgtttaagcgattttgacgaaagacaAAGAGATAGCTTACAGTCTGGAgatggacgtaggctactttttataccggagaATAAAAGCCAAACCCACACGGataaagttgcaggcatcatcttgTAGTATTATACTTTTAACCTAAACTACATGTACATTTTACTTCTTTCATAAGACGataggtacaataaataaaatgtataaaatactgAATGAAGTTAAATATTTACCTGCTAATATCGCTTTGTGCGCCTGGAACTCCCTGCCTCCGACCGCTAGCGTGACGTCCGAGAACCTCTCGTTGTCGAACAACGCCCCCAGGTCGTCCGATAACCGGCACTCGGGTACTTTGAACTGCACCACGTTACTTTGTCCACTAATGTTTATGCTGTCCGCCACAACTGACACTTCACAAAATATGGTCAGCTTGTCTTCGGGTAGGAGGCCGTTCGCCTCGTCCAATAGGAAGTCTCTGTAATTGATAGGAAacattgttttacttttaattctttcaacatgtttaatttttttttgggaatTATTTGGGACGATAAAcaattataggtacatattaagtattaggtacttaagttattaagtataaaggcttaataataataataataattaagtattagaaAGAACTATTACACCTGTTAAGTAATATGTAATTTACGcattattcaaaataaaaattatttatttcatgtaaacCAATTTGTAGCTTTTATGACATGTCATGACTTTACCACACACCGCCGCGCCAGTTCGAAAAACAGCTTCTACGGAAAAGAAAACCAAACCATGAACTACGTTACCTACCATGATTTGCGCGATTACCTGAAGTTTTGATATAGGCACGTTTGCCAATTCAAAGAAGCGCAAGGATGGGCGtaaaaaacataatttattatgtttaaatcaatttaaaaataaagataagattgtcactacactagcggcacgctatgatggccggtttgacacattacaatagtgatgtggaatgtcaatttattctcgaacaaaaaacaattaagttttgtttttgtacctgattaaataggtttaataaaacaaaaatgtatatgtttatttaatttatttgaacgaactgaatatttgaacgaaaatgaatatacatactttatatgcacacaagaaacatatgaatacaaaagataccgaaaaaggtgccacaaaaggccataattaatcagattcgtccatactactattttcactgtcgtcactgctatcatcacatacattaataattatatgttcgttttctataatattatctattttcacatctctttcataatcttcccttattaatttaacagttctattcacaaccttttcccagtctcctttagtcacatgttcacaagcttcttctaataattttagcattttttttgtggtaaatgggggttctgtattgtgtcttgcagcatatcccttaatttgagcccacaccaactcaatcgcattatactcacaatggtaaggcggtaaccgtataactctgtgcccatgttctaatgctatttcgtcaatgacgtatcggatcttggttggtttgttttcttttaaaagacgtactaattccgcttttaacatattcatgtttgcatctacgccatttttacgaagccatgcgacgatatcagctttcttttgggattgggcaggtggcttgtcaatttgcatcgagtggtatggggcgttgtccataattataatagatggttcagggaggctacacaacattgaggtaaaccattcagtaaacttttctccattcatgtcttcatgatagtctccagtggtttttgacgcaaaagccatgagagaaccttcgacaaacccgttgatggttccggcgtgacaaattataagtcgcgatccttttcctacaggaactttggaagtagatgctgctgtgtcatcgttccaagaacggcctacagtatggttagcattaagccatgtttcatccaagaacacaacattttgccaatttttgatttctttcacttgccgtaaaaaagtataccttgccatcgctatatcaaatctttccatcaatattttgcgtttgttacattttttgtatcgaaatccaatggtcttcaaaatcttcgttaaagaactttccccaccgaagaataatccagcttccttcagtgaatgcaccaacttttttcttgttggatactccttctgtaaatagtagccgtaaacatgtcttcggatagcatcggcatcaaagctatcgatgcctacgactggttttgctcgttttctcttttttggtgtgtgaagtttattttcttctgtgccagtctcgccatatttttttttagttatccgtctaacagttcgttgtccaatattaagcgcatcagctacgcgttcaaccactgacgttataggtaaaattggccctccattttgagcttcacgatcgaaatagttacgaaggcgtattaggaactcacgtgtctgactatttagaacagttctctgcgtacgttcggtcatatcgacgaaatccacaacaaagggcttgaacagagtccaaattaacgagcaagggtcaacagtaatgcagtatcaatatttgaaatccaaagccaggtcaaaactatatcacaatcgcattgcactgacagtttatacttttcgaagcaacgtcaattcgaaactgctttgttttgcattgagcattgacgcgagtttgccggaggtagtagttgtgctagccagcgatcctatgtgacgatcgtattagattccatttttaaaaatttattgatatttttttgcgatttcagaggtttgtccacatagtgaaaattgttcatattcacaagtacattcaccccttaaatggtgcaaactgatttttctacacttgtatacatttaagaaatcaatttaataaataaattttgagtcctaaacctaaaactacattcgataaaatttatgaatctctgcacatcactatcgtcaataaagtaatacaattatttccttcaaagtcgttatcaattaatacggaacttcatgagcggacaaacgtcaaaccggccatcatagcgtgccgctagtttaaacGCAGTATCTTAGCAGAAAGGATCCCTGTCAATATTCCGAGAACGTTCTAACGTTGGTTTTATAATACAATCCCAGCTTTGTTGCAAATTCAAGCGATAAATTCTGCCCTTCGCAGATATAAACTTTACGCAAGCGgcatcaaattaaaataaatacttctTGGAATTTATATCAGTAGGTATAGTccatttatatataaaattttaattgtaaacaaaCAATCTCAAAAAGTTCAAAATGGAAACGATTTTATGCATCACAATGTATtggtgaataggcatcttctagactaGCACGCTCCAATCATTGCTGTTTAataggcatgattgtcgtcaagcgcaagcttatctcacaataattattataattaaaaaacattCTTAACTGAGTCGATTTGTAAAATGGATCATAATACAACATTTTCTTGCCTTGAAATTGAAACTTTAATAAACATAAGAACTGTTGGTCAATCTATTGCCGCCCCGGGTGGGTCAGCTGGTGTTGAATGTCAATATTTAAGTCACATTAGCGTGTAATGCTTGTACACATCATACGCGTCATCATGGTCAACAGATCACAGACTCACTACTGAACACtggtctcctgtcagaatgagaagggttggcagacttcacacagctttgagaacattatgaataactttcagatatgcaggtttcctcaggatggttttcaccgttaaagcaagcgatatttaataacttaaaacgcacataattcggAAAGTTACAAGGAGAAAGCTCGAATATCTGGGCCATGTTATGCGCAACCCAAAACATGATCTACTGCAAAGATAGAAGGCAGACGCagacctggccgtagacgaatatcctggctcaagaaccttcgccagtggtttaacatgagtacaagatcactgtttagggcagcaataagcaagatccagttagccttaatgattgccaacctccggtaggagatggcacttgaagaagaagaagaagacaggAGGTtcatagaaggccgacgtcttaaccatttaTCTATTAGTAGGCCTTCATcgcttttttaaaatatatcgtgaCATTTTGTTAACATCATGACTTGTTCATTTTCTAAAAAACACCACTTAAAAGCTATATTCTTCCTGCCTGCATTTTGCCGTTTCCGGCTACCGTCTTTATCGATTTGATCGTAGGTCCAGCGGGCTTGGGGCgttccacactgcgcttaccggaaCAACGTACTTTAGGGGTTTAGCTTGGCCCCATCGAGTGTCGATTCCATTGTGTTCACTACTTGTATAATTTTTTCTACATGAaagaataatatacctaagtattaggtATCAAAATACATAGTCTGTACTGATAACTGCATACTATGATATGAAATATACTTAAAACTTCATTGAatgcaataaattaatgttttcgCTAAATTGATTGAAATTGAATAATCTATAATAGGTAACCTGTGGTTTGCCCTCACCCGAGTCGAACTAAAACCTTGCGTCCTAAGTTTATTTTTCAGCTTGGGGGCTATATACattatatttgaatttgaaatataTGCGTTCATTCTTTTAGAACAGAAGTTATAAGACAGATGGACGAACGAACAAATGCAAATTTACCTGGCTCGGCGAGTTCGCTTCATTACTTCAATAAACATTGTAAATAAACTATCAACAATGGTAAATTAAGAAGATAATCAGATTAAATTATAAATGACAAATACTATACTTATCTTACCTTCTGATAAATTTTTTGAAGCCCCAGTCTTTGCCTTGGACGAATCTGTACGCTCGTTGTGACTCCATAGCTTTTGTTTCTTCCCGTTTCGCATTTaatat is a genomic window of Maniola hyperantus chromosome 12, iAphHyp1.2, whole genome shotgun sequence containing:
- the rdx gene encoding protein roadkill isoform X3, which codes for MAVSRVPSPLHDGNTPVAENWCFTQVKVVKFSYMWTINNFSFCREEMGEVLKSSTFSAGASDKLKWCLRVNPKGLDEESKDYLSLYLLLVSCNKSEVRAKFKFSILNAKREETKAMESQRAYRFVQGKDWGFKKFIRRDFLLDEANGLLPEDKLTIFCEVSVVADSINISGQSNVVQFKVPECRLSDDLGALFDNERFSDVTLAVGGREFQAHKAILAARSPVFAAMFEHEMEERKRNRVDITDVDHEVLREMLRFIYTDRAPNLDKMADDLLAAADKYALDRLKVMCEEALCTSLSVETAADTLILADLHSADQLKAQTIDFINTSHATDVMDTAGWKNMISSHPHLIAEAFRALATQQQQIPPIGPPRKRVKQA
- the rdx gene encoding protein roadkill isoform X4 — its product is MWTINNFSFCREEMGEVLKSSTFSAGASDKLKWCLRVNPKGLDEESKDYLSLYLLLVSCNKSEVRAKFKFSILNAKREETKAMESQRAYRFVQGKDWGFKKFIRRDFLLDEANGLLPEDKLTIFCEVSVVADSINISGQSNVVQFKVPECRLSDDLGALFDNERFSDVTLAVGGREFQAHKAILAARSPVFAAMFEHEMEERKRNRVDITDVDHEVLREMLRFIYTDRAPNLDKMADDLLAAADKYALDRLKVMCEEALCTSLSVETAADTLILADLHSADQLKAQTIDFINTSHATDVMDTAGWKNMISSHPHLIAEAFRALATQQQQIPPIGPPRKRVKQA
- the rdx gene encoding speckle-type POZ protein isoform X1, which translates into the protein MALARYNQQSARSSWLKLGAGSECGGGASGGGAPAPQSARVSSNGAGMAVSRVPSPLHDGNTPVAENWCFTQVKVVKFSYMWTINNFSFCREEMGEVLKSSTFSAGASDKLKWCLRVNPKGLDEESKDYLSLYLLLVSCNKSEVRAKFKFSILNAKREETKAMESQRAYRFVQGKDWGFKKFIRRDFLLDEANGLLPEDKLTIFCEVSVVADSINISGQSNVVQFKVPECRLSDDLGALFDNERFSDVTLAVGGREFQAHKAILAARSPVFAAMFEHEMEERKRNRVDITDVDHEVLREMLRFIYTDRAPNLDKMADDLLAAADKYALDRLKVMCEEALCTSLSVETAADTLILADLHSADQLKAQTIDFINTSHATDVMDTAGWKNMISSHPHLIAEAFRALATQQQQIPPIGPPRKRVKQA
- the rdx gene encoding protein roadkill isoform X2, coding for MALARLGAGSECGGGASGGGAPAPQSARVSSNGAGMAVSRVPSPLHDGNTPVAENWCFTQVKVVKFSYMWTINNFSFCREEMGEVLKSSTFSAGASDKLKWCLRVNPKGLDEESKDYLSLYLLLVSCNKSEVRAKFKFSILNAKREETKAMESQRAYRFVQGKDWGFKKFIRRDFLLDEANGLLPEDKLTIFCEVSVVADSINISGQSNVVQFKVPECRLSDDLGALFDNERFSDVTLAVGGREFQAHKAILAARSPVFAAMFEHEMEERKRNRVDITDVDHEVLREMLRFIYTDRAPNLDKMADDLLAAADKYALDRLKVMCEEALCTSLSVETAADTLILADLHSADQLKAQTIDFINTSHATDVMDTAGWKNMISSHPHLIAEAFRALATQQQQIPPIGPPRKRVKQA